CAGATGAACAATTTGAGCAGTCTGCCATTTGTGGCGAGCTTTAACAGTTCAAATATGGTTACGGGGCAGAACGTGGCCATATTTTCGCAGGCCATAACCGACTATTACGGGGGCCAATATACTGCCGCAACCACAATGACGCTCTTGCCGCAGACGATCAATGGGACTGTCCTGCTGTCGGCGCCGAGCGGCAGTTTTACCGACTATGCCGTGTCGCTTGCATCGTACGATCTGTTCCCCATCCTGGCGGAACAACCGGGGCAGACTGTGCGGTTGAACGATCCCGGCACGGTGGAAGTCTACGTTGATGGCAACACTCAAATGCTGAACGCGCAAGCGCTCGCCCCAGGGAATTCGCTGCGGTTTTATGGACTTGTCTTCAACGACGGTGGCACGTTGCGTATGGATTGCGCGCAGGTGAATGACGGAGTGCCATTCACGACTCAATCAGGTTCGAATGGTCAATTTTCGAATGGTCAATTAAAGTCCGGGCAGACACGAACAGTCGAGCGCCCAAGCCTGGGCGGAACGCCGCGAGTGATTTCGACGACTACGCAGTCTCATTAGTTAAGTGATGCTGATTTCTGTGTACGTGCCATACACTTGCCGCAAGGCTTCGCAGATTTCGCCGACCGTGGCGTAAGCGCGGACGGCGTCCACGATAAAGGGCATAGTGTTGGCTGAGGAGACGTTGCCATTAGTTCCGGCCTTCGGTTCTTTGCCGGCGGCTTTTTTCAGGGCATCGAGCGTGCGGCGGACTTCGTCATTCGATCGCCTGGCGCGCAGGGTATTCAACTTTGCCGATTGCTGCCGCGCCACGCTCTCATCAATGTAGAGAATATTCGGCGACTCTTCTTCAATGACAAACTCATTGGCGCCGACAATCACTTTCTCGCGGGCCTCGACCGCGCGCTGGTACTGGTACGACGCTTCGGCGATCTCTTTCTGGGGATAGCCCCGCTCGATGGCCTTGACCATACCGCCCATCGCGTCCATCTTGCTGAAATAATCGAATGCGCCGTTTTCCATTTGCAGGGTTAAGTTTTCTAAGAAATACGATCCGCCGAGCGGATCGACCGTTTGGGTTACCCCCGATTCGTAGGCAATGATTTGCTGCGTACGCAGCGCGATGCGCGCGGCCTCTTCGGTGGGGAGTGCAAGTGCTTCATCGTAAGAATCGGTATGCAGCGATTGCGTGCCGCCGAGCACTGCGGCCAGAGCCTGGATCGCGACGCGGGCGATGTTGTTCCTCGGTTGCTGCGCCGGCAGCGACACGCCTGCGGTCTGCGTGTGAAAGCGCATCAGCCAGGTGCGCTGGTTCTTCGCGCCGAATCGCTCTTTCATCACGCGATACCAGATTTTGCGGGCCGCGCGGTACTTGGCGATCTCTTCAAAAAAATCGTTATGCGCGTTGAAAAAAAAGCTCAGGCGGGGACCGAATTCGTCGACGTCGAGGCCGCGCCGGCGCGCCCACTCTACATATTCCACGCCGTCATACAAAGTGAAAGCCAATTCCTGGAGCGCCGTTGAACCGGCCTCGCGAATGTGATATCCGCTGATTGAAATTGTGTTGAATCGCGGAGTGAACTTGGAGCCGAACTCGAACGTATCAATGACCAGCCGCATCGACGGCGCCGGCGGATAGATATACTCCTTCTGCGCAATGTATTCTTTAAGAATGTCGTTCTGAATGGTGCCAGAAATCTTTTTCCAGTCGGCTCCCTGCTTTTCCGCCACCACCAGATACATTGCCCACAGCACGGACGCAGGCGAGTTGATGGTCATCGAGACAGTGGTCTTCTCGAGATCGATGCCACTAAAAAGAATTTCCATGTCTTCCAGCGAATCGATGGCCACGCCGCACTTGCCGACTTCGCCTTCGCTCGCCGCATGATCGGAGTCGTAGCCCATCAGCGTCGGCAAGTCGAACGCGACGGAGAGTCCGCTGCCGCCATGCTCGAGCAAATATTTGTAGCGCTGATTGGTTTCTTCGGGCGACGCGAAGCCGGAAAACTGCCGCATGGTGAAAAGCTTGCCGCGATACCCGGTAGCGTGAATGCCGCGCGTATAGGGCGATTGGCCGGGATAGCCAAGATAAGTTTCTTCGCTCCAATTTTCCGGCAGATCGGCCTGTGTGTAGAGTCTGCGAATGGGAAGACCGGAAATCGTTGTAAAGCGGGCGCGGCCGTGCTCGTCGAGATTCGTGCCCGTAGGCGCGCCGATCGGCCGCTCCGGAGTTTTTTC
Above is a window of Candidatus Sulfotelmatobacter sp. DNA encoding:
- a CDS encoding methylmalonyl-CoA mutase family protein codes for the protein MEKKPLKPQVAERPIADVFENRHPSDGEKQWAEKTLAPTLEKTPERPIGAPTGTNLDEHGRARFTTISGLPIRRLYTQADLPENWSEETYLGYPGQSPYTRGIHATGYRGKLFTMRQFSGFASPEETNQRYKYLLEHGGSGLSVAFDLPTLMGYDSDHAASEGEVGKCGVAIDSLEDMEILFSGIDLEKTTVSMTINSPASVLWAMYLVVAEKQGADWKKISGTIQNDILKEYIAQKEYIYPPAPSMRLVIDTFEFGSKFTPRFNTISISGYHIREAGSTALQELAFTLYDGVEYVEWARRRGLDVDEFGPRLSFFFNAHNDFFEEIAKYRAARKIWYRVMKERFGAKNQRTWLMRFHTQTAGVSLPAQQPRNNIARVAIQALAAVLGGTQSLHTDSYDEALALPTEEAARIALRTQQIIAYESGVTQTVDPLGGSYFLENLTLQMENGAFDYFSKMDAMGGMVKAIERGYPQKEIAEASYQYQRAVEAREKVIVGANEFVIEEESPNILYIDESVARQQSAKLNTLRARRSNDEVRRTLDALKKAAGKEPKAGTNGNVSSANTMPFIVDAVRAYATVGEICEALRQVYGTYTEISIT